The following proteins come from a genomic window of Methylorubrum populi:
- a CDS encoding DUF1656 domain-containing protein: MQHDLTIGGILVSPFIAYALIAFTLLVGLRVVFRKIRFGRYVANAPLAEAGIYVCLLALVVVLL, translated from the coding sequence ATGCAGCACGACCTCACCATCGGCGGGATTTTGGTCTCGCCCTTCATCGCCTACGCGCTGATCGCCTTCACGCTGCTCGTGGGGCTGCGGGTCGTGTTCCGCAAGATTCGGTTCGGACGCTACGTCGCCAACGCGCCGCTGGCGGAAGCCGGCATCTATGTCTGCCTGCTGGCGCTCGTGGTGGTGCTGCTGTGA
- the gltX gene encoding glutamate--tRNA ligase, translated as MATAPLVRFAPSPTGFLHIGNARPALLNALFARREAGRFLLRLDDTDRERSTEEFATAVAEDLGWLGIEPDLFFRQSDRTALYDTAAERLKAAGRLYPCYETPEELERRRKRQLGRGLPPIYDRAALALTDADRTALEAEGRRPHWRFKLDHRVVAWNDLVRGESHVDCASLSDPVLVRADGSYLYTLPSVVDDAEVGVTHVIRGEDHVTNTGVQVQLFEALGAAVPVFGHHNLLTTADGEGLSKRLGHLSLRSLRAAGYEPAAVRSLAVLTGSAEAVRPIASLDELAGLVDLAHLSRAPARFDPAELDGMNARLVHEMPLDAVRERLTALGVPVEQAEAFWPAVRANLGRVSEAGDWWRVVAGPVTPVIAEPDFIAKAARLLPDAPFDAGTWKAWTDAVKAETGAKGRALFMPLRLALTGLDHGPDLSTLLPLIGRERALRRLGGDPA; from the coding sequence ATGGCCACCGCTCCCCTCGTCCGCTTCGCTCCCTCGCCGACCGGCTTCCTGCATATCGGCAATGCCCGGCCGGCGCTGCTGAATGCCCTGTTCGCGCGTCGCGAGGCCGGTCGCTTCCTGCTGCGTCTCGACGACACCGACCGGGAGCGCTCGACGGAGGAGTTCGCGACCGCCGTGGCCGAGGATCTCGGCTGGCTCGGCATCGAGCCGGACCTGTTCTTCCGTCAGAGCGATCGCACCGCCCTCTACGACACGGCGGCCGAGCGGCTGAAGGCGGCGGGGCGGCTCTATCCCTGCTACGAGACGCCGGAGGAGCTGGAGCGGCGGCGCAAGCGCCAGCTCGGCCGCGGCCTCCCGCCGATCTACGACCGCGCGGCGCTCGCCCTGACCGATGCGGACCGCACCGCCCTCGAGGCCGAAGGCCGCCGCCCGCACTGGCGATTCAAGCTCGATCACCGCGTCGTCGCCTGGAATGACCTCGTCCGCGGCGAGAGCCACGTCGATTGCGCCTCGCTCTCCGACCCCGTTCTGGTGCGCGCCGACGGCAGCTACCTCTACACGCTGCCCTCGGTGGTGGACGACGCGGAGGTCGGCGTCACCCATGTGATCCGCGGCGAGGATCACGTCACGAATACCGGCGTGCAGGTGCAGCTCTTCGAGGCGCTCGGCGCCGCCGTGCCCGTCTTCGGCCACCACAACCTGCTGACGACGGCGGATGGGGAGGGGCTGTCGAAGCGCCTCGGACACCTGTCCCTGCGCTCCCTGCGCGCGGCCGGCTACGAGCCCGCGGCGGTGCGCTCGCTCGCGGTGCTGACCGGCTCGGCCGAGGCCGTGCGCCCGATCGCTTCCCTCGACGAGTTGGCGGGCCTCGTCGATCTCGCCCACCTGTCGCGGGCGCCGGCCCGGTTCGACCCGGCCGAACTCGACGGGATGAATGCGCGCCTCGTCCACGAGATGCCGCTCGACGCGGTGCGCGAGCGGCTTACCGCCCTGGGCGTGCCGGTGGAGCAGGCCGAGGCTTTCTGGCCGGCGGTGCGCGCCAATCTCGGCCGCGTCTCCGAGGCCGGCGATTGGTGGCGCGTGGTGGCGGGTCCGGTCACGCCGGTGATCGCCGAGCCCGATTTCATCGCCAAAGCCGCCCGCCTGCTGCCGGACGCCCCGTTCGACGCCGGCACGTGGAAGGCCTGGACCGACGCGGTGAAGGCCGAGACCGGCGCCAAGGGCCGCGCCCTGTTCATGCCGCTTCGCCTCGCCCTGACCGGTCTCGATCACGGACCGGACCTCTCGACGCTTCTCCCGCTCATCGGACGGGAGCGGGCGCTGCGACGGCTCGGTGGGGACCCGGCCTAA
- a CDS encoding FUSC family protein, protein MSGAARRAGGAGPGERLLDSLDCWVPKPAAWAFALRIWLAMMLALYAAFWLQLDSASSAAVCVAILAQPKRGQALSKAGYRFLGTVIGGIVGIALMELFGQDRVLLLLSFACWLGLCVFVAQFLQDTRAYGAMLSGYTVAIVAIAHIDAPQTVFDAAIGRVAAIAVGIVAITFINDALASPSTWQSLLPRLAAAHAAARAFARESLTRGDLGPERSAALIRQVAPMRADASAIAGELDDGIHRAAGARSAIAALYVLAAASRALAAAMARIDGPGSRAREAQALALGSVAEGDGPRAEALARDGDRLRDRLDEAMRDPGASLDEIVVVQRALDVVNAATFAEDGVRALADGHQPLRDIALPTHRDFQVALRAALRVMIAFGLAAGLFILLGLPQSSFALVQVAATCSLSSVTPDPRKFAQGVLIGMPLAALCAGFVLFVMLNGNQGFPLLAIAMAPVVFFGCLVSLHPPSFTIGFITLVFTPALMAPENPQSYDPQTFLLNALLVVAAAVILFLTIRLVLPISASQHRAFALEEARRDLAEALAGEGGDATTRTSLNADRLFQFSAWNSGSGAVRRTSLHHAFAVAQLEAAAARAHAQLRDLSAIRRLAPLIGEARAALASACSAELDRAAIALIGEARQQDRPVRLRLARAVTDLATASRVIRRHGRFFRRLSLPSS, encoded by the coding sequence GTGAGCGGGGCGGCGCGGCGGGCCGGCGGAGCGGGTCCGGGCGAGCGCCTGCTCGACAGCCTCGACTGCTGGGTCCCCAAGCCCGCCGCCTGGGCCTTCGCCCTCCGGATCTGGCTCGCCATGATGCTGGCGCTCTACGCCGCGTTCTGGCTCCAGCTCGACAGCGCCTCCTCCGCCGCCGTCTGCGTGGCGATCCTGGCCCAGCCGAAGCGCGGCCAAGCCCTCTCGAAGGCCGGCTACCGCTTCCTCGGCACCGTCATCGGCGGCATCGTCGGCATCGCCCTGATGGAGCTGTTCGGGCAGGATCGCGTGCTCCTGCTCCTCAGCTTCGCCTGCTGGCTGGGCCTGTGCGTCTTCGTCGCGCAGTTCCTGCAGGACACCCGCGCCTACGGGGCGATGCTGTCCGGCTACACCGTGGCGATCGTCGCGATCGCGCATATCGACGCGCCGCAGACGGTCTTCGACGCCGCCATCGGCCGGGTCGCCGCGATTGCCGTCGGCATCGTCGCGATCACCTTCATCAACGATGCGCTCGCCTCGCCGAGCACGTGGCAATCCCTGCTCCCCCGCCTCGCCGCGGCCCATGCGGCGGCCCGGGCCTTCGCCCGCGAGAGCCTGACACGGGGCGACCTCGGCCCGGAGCGCAGCGCCGCGCTGATCCGGCAGGTCGCGCCGATGCGGGCGGATGCGAGCGCCATCGCCGGCGAACTCGATGACGGCATCCACCGGGCCGCGGGCGCCCGCAGCGCCATCGCCGCGCTCTACGTCCTTGCCGCGGCCAGCCGGGCGCTGGCGGCAGCGATGGCGCGGATCGACGGACCCGGATCGCGGGCGCGGGAGGCACAGGCGCTCGCCCTGGGCTCGGTCGCGGAAGGCGACGGGCCCCGCGCCGAGGCGCTCGCCCGCGACGGTGACAGGCTGCGTGACCGCTTAGACGAGGCGATGCGCGATCCGGGCGCCTCCCTGGACGAGATCGTGGTGGTCCAACGCGCGCTCGATGTCGTCAATGCCGCGACCTTCGCCGAGGACGGCGTGCGCGCTCTCGCGGACGGCCACCAGCCGCTGCGCGACATCGCCCTGCCGACTCATCGCGACTTCCAAGTCGCGCTGCGGGCGGCGCTGCGCGTGATGATCGCTTTTGGCCTCGCGGCAGGGCTCTTCATCCTGCTCGGGCTGCCGCAATCCTCCTTCGCCCTGGTACAAGTGGCGGCGACCTGTTCCCTGTCCTCGGTGACGCCCGACCCGCGCAAATTCGCGCAAGGGGTGCTGATCGGGATGCCGCTCGCCGCACTCTGCGCCGGGTTCGTCCTGTTCGTGATGCTCAACGGAAACCAGGGCTTCCCGCTCCTCGCGATCGCCATGGCGCCCGTGGTCTTCTTCGGCTGTCTCGTCTCGCTCCACCCGCCGAGCTTCACCATCGGCTTCATCACCCTCGTGTTCACGCCGGCGCTGATGGCGCCGGAGAACCCGCAATCCTACGATCCGCAGACCTTCCTCCTGAACGCGCTGCTGGTCGTTGCCGCCGCCGTGATCCTGTTCCTGACGATTCGCCTCGTCCTGCCGATTTCGGCCTCGCAGCACCGCGCCTTTGCCCTCGAGGAAGCCCGCCGCGACCTGGCCGAGGCATTGGCGGGGGAGGGGGGCGACGCCACCACCCGTACCAGCCTCAATGCCGACCGACTGTTCCAGTTCTCGGCCTGGAATTCGGGCAGCGGCGCGGTACGCCGGACGAGCCTGCACCACGCCTTCGCCGTGGCGCAGTTGGAAGCCGCCGCCGCGCGCGCCCACGCCCAACTGCGCGACCTGAGCGCGATCCGCCGCCTCGCTCCTCTGATCGGTGAGGCGCGGGCGGCGCTCGCCTCCGCCTGCTCCGCGGAGCTCGACCGCGCGGCGATCGCCCTGATCGGCGAGGCAAGGCAACAGGATCGTCCGGTGCGCCTGCGGCTCGCCCGCGCCGTGACAGACCTTGCCACCGCCTCGCGCGTTATCAGGCGGCACGGACGCTTCTTCCGGCGCCTTTCCCTCCCCAGTTCCTGA
- a CDS encoding VOC family protein, giving the protein MPNVSTCLWFGKDAEAAVRLYVSLVPDSRIDHVQRAPGSWPGGEAGEPILIVFTLGGQTFQALNGGTPADYGTAASISVTCRDQAEVDRLWSALTAEGGAEIACGWLRDRWGVPWQIVPEMLPRLLADPDPGVAGRVFTAMQGMVKLDIAALERAAEAGASP; this is encoded by the coding sequence ATGCCCAACGTCAGCACCTGCCTCTGGTTCGGCAAGGACGCGGAGGCGGCCGTCCGCCTCTACGTCTCGCTCGTGCCCGATTCGCGCATCGACCACGTCCAGCGCGCGCCGGGTTCCTGGCCGGGCGGCGAGGCCGGCGAGCCGATCCTGATCGTCTTCACCCTGGGAGGGCAGACCTTCCAGGCCCTGAACGGCGGCACGCCGGCCGATTACGGTACCGCCGCGTCGATCTCGGTCACCTGCCGGGATCAGGCCGAGGTCGACCGCCTGTGGTCGGCGCTGACCGCCGAGGGCGGCGCGGAGATCGCCTGCGGCTGGCTGCGGGACCGATGGGGCGTACCCTGGCAGATCGTGCCGGAGATGCTCCCGCGCCTCCTCGCCGATCCCGATCCGGGCGTGGCCGGGCGCGTCTTCACCGCCATGCAGGGCATGGTGAAGCTCGATATCGCGGCGCTCGAACGCGCCGCCGAGGCAGGAGCGTCGCCATGA
- a CDS encoding class I SAM-dependent methyltransferase has protein sequence MTAAPSHDAHTESQFGRRAADYVASAVHAAGEDLAALARFGSLPHAAVLDLGCGGGHVTYAVAPHVRAVTALDLSQAMLDAVSGEAQRRGLTNVVTRQASVEALPFADASFECVLSRYSAHHWGDVPAALREAHRVLAPGGRLGIVDVVHPGSALLDTHLQVWELLRDPSHVRDYGEAEWRRMLAEAGFVPGAVQRWRVRMDFPSWVARMGTPEPSVAMIRALQAEAPEPVRSHFAIEDDGSFTLDVMMIEAEPDGVLD, from the coding sequence ATGACCGCAGCGCCGAGCCACGACGCCCACACGGAGAGCCAGTTCGGCCGACGCGCCGCCGACTACGTCGCGAGCGCCGTCCACGCTGCCGGAGAGGATCTCGCGGCCCTGGCCCGCTTCGGTTCCCTCCCCCACGCGGCCGTGCTCGATCTCGGCTGCGGCGGCGGCCACGTCACCTACGCGGTGGCCCCCCATGTCCGCGCCGTGACCGCCCTCGACCTGTCGCAGGCCATGCTCGACGCCGTCTCGGGAGAGGCCCAGCGGCGCGGATTGACGAATGTCGTCACCCGCCAGGCCAGTGTCGAGGCGTTGCCCTTCGCGGATGCGAGTTTCGAGTGCGTCCTCTCGCGCTACAGCGCCCATCATTGGGGCGATGTGCCCGCCGCCCTGCGGGAGGCGCACCGGGTGCTCGCGCCGGGCGGGCGCCTCGGTATCGTCGATGTCGTGCATCCGGGCTCGGCCCTCCTCGACACCCATCTTCAGGTCTGGGAGTTGCTGCGCGACCCGTCCCACGTGCGCGATTACGGCGAGGCGGAGTGGCGCCGGATGCTGGCGGAGGCCGGGTTCGTGCCGGGCGCCGTCCAGCGCTGGCGCGTGCGCATGGATTTTCCATCGTGGGTCGCGCGCATGGGCACGCCGGAGCCGAGCGTCGCGATGATCCGGGCGCTCCAGGCGGAGGCGCCCGAGCCAGTCCGGTCGCATTTCGCCATCGAGGACGACGGCAGCTTCACCCTCGACGTGATGATGATCGAAGCCGAGCCCGACGGGGTTCTCGATTAG
- a CDS encoding efflux RND transporter periplasmic adaptor subunit, whose product MKRDDDAPADDRHLTTSNEAASDEPRSGRQAGTKPASGRRRRWSRLLRLAATGLVLAFAAGAAYVVWQFYVTAPWTRDGRVRVQVVNIAPQVAGTIVELRVADNQEVKKGDVLYVIDPFDYQEAVVSAEAAIKNREADLSVKEAQSARRAALSTVSTSVEEKQQYAGTAKIAEAALETARSQLSQARKNLERTQVRSTVNGRVTNLLLRVGDYAQTGTANIRVIDTDSFWIDGYFEETKMAHIRVGAPAEMALMGYGEPLRGTVESLTLGISTANAATSTQGLPNVDPVYTWVRLAQRVPVRIRIDHVPPEVTLVAGMTATVVVGDGREGQPLWVASLRERIFGSSDRTGPGAEGRN is encoded by the coding sequence GTGAAGCGCGACGACGACGCACCGGCCGACGACCGGCACCTGACGACGTCCAACGAGGCCGCCTCCGACGAGCCGCGTTCCGGACGGCAGGCGGGTACGAAGCCGGCATCCGGACGGCGTCGGCGCTGGAGCCGCCTGCTGCGGCTCGCCGCCACCGGCCTCGTCCTCGCCTTCGCCGCCGGGGCCGCATACGTGGTCTGGCAGTTTTACGTGACCGCCCCCTGGACCCGCGACGGACGGGTGCGCGTGCAGGTGGTCAACATCGCGCCGCAGGTGGCCGGCACCATCGTCGAGCTGCGGGTCGCCGACAATCAAGAGGTGAAGAAGGGGGACGTCCTCTACGTCATCGATCCGTTCGACTACCAGGAGGCGGTGGTCTCGGCCGAGGCCGCGATCAAGAACCGCGAGGCCGACCTCTCGGTGAAGGAGGCACAATCGGCCCGGCGCGCCGCGCTCTCCACCGTCTCGACCTCGGTCGAGGAGAAGCAGCAATATGCCGGCACCGCCAAGATCGCCGAGGCGGCGCTGGAGACCGCCAGGTCGCAGCTCTCGCAGGCCCGGAAGAATCTGGAGCGCACGCAGGTGCGATCGACCGTCAATGGGCGGGTCACCAACCTGCTGCTGAGGGTCGGTGACTACGCCCAGACCGGCACGGCCAACATCCGGGTCATCGACACCGATTCCTTCTGGATCGACGGCTACTTCGAAGAGACGAAGATGGCCCATATCCGCGTCGGCGCACCCGCCGAGATGGCACTGATGGGGTACGGCGAGCCCCTGCGCGGCACGGTGGAGAGCCTGACGCTGGGCATCTCGACCGCCAATGCCGCCACGAGCACGCAAGGGCTGCCGAACGTCGATCCGGTCTATACCTGGGTGCGGCTCGCCCAACGGGTGCCCGTGCGCATCCGCATCGACCACGTGCCGCCGGAGGTGACCCTGGTGGCGGGCATGACGGCGACCGTCGTCGTCGGCGATGGTCGCGAGGGCCAGCCACTCTGGGTCGCGTCGCTGCGCGAGCGGATCTTCGGCAGTTCCGACCGGACGGGGCCCGGCGCCGAGGGGAGGAACTGA
- a CDS encoding DUF4345 domain-containing protein: MERERRILQRTVAVAAIVPVLAGLYGVLFGIDGLGGGTPVNVSADSHFRYLSGLLTGIGILFFTCVPGIEDKSRLFRFLTLVVVLGGLARLLGLYLTGVPSLTMLAALALELVVTPLLCLWQLRVARLARDAGQALQPGIGAAR; this comes from the coding sequence ATGGAGCGTGAACGCCGCATCCTGCAGCGCACGGTGGCGGTCGCCGCGATCGTGCCGGTCCTCGCGGGACTCTACGGCGTGTTGTTCGGTATCGACGGCCTCGGCGGCGGCACACCGGTCAACGTCTCGGCCGACAGCCACTTCCGCTACCTGTCCGGCCTGCTGACCGGCATCGGCATCCTGTTCTTCACCTGCGTGCCGGGGATCGAGGACAAGTCGAGGCTGTTCCGCTTCCTCACCCTCGTCGTGGTGCTCGGCGGGCTGGCGCGGCTGCTCGGCCTCTACCTCACAGGGGTGCCGTCGCTGACCATGCTCGCCGCGCTCGCCCTCGAACTCGTGGTCACGCCGCTGCTGTGCCTGTGGCAGTTGCGGGTCGCGCGCCTCGCCCGGGATGCGGGGCAGGCTCTGCAGCCGGGGATCGGGGCGGCGAGGTGA